A genomic stretch from Pochonia chlamydosporia 170 chromosome 4, whole genome shotgun sequence includes:
- a CDS encoding glycosyltransferase family 31 (similar to Nectria haematococca mpVI 77-13-4 XP_003048128.1) — MAILSSPAEPPRMGLMLNKRLVRIIIGVLVFFMTAGFLLARDDRVKKVLPFHREHTGPETYSFTSTSRFSPVTIDNPEGTTKDDLCASFPKYMLNHVQPVLKIGHSENKERLDATFKSVSACFEKDELLVISDLDEVVHGHRTVDVLADLPAGYYDLHKNPDFRHYIAQKEMRGNGTLNEKTQKTINGWILDKYKFLPMVERAWLAKPNKAFYFFYEADTYVFWDNAFRFLQNFNPDTPIYMGSPSPGRHDEYRDIKTWFANGGPGLVLSRGAVKALLHRESDINGQYIDPHVTEKWQDLVAGECCGDSVLGWALWNATVQLQGYWPMFNPHPFHGIPFSDLYWCQPVMTLHKTTPLDMVDLWHWEFGQRNLHRPMLYSDVWRLRHPGEPGTLENWDNGDWDSWQPPAEAPVNTFETCEQYCRKEDKCVQWNWRGGDEKKCILMKSLRYGAARSPEYLNDGKERTTIPQDELDKKPKGKWVEYRSGWVEDRVKSWRDERKCEHVHWVGPSVDRIY; from the exons ATGGCGATTCTCAGCAGCCCAGCGGAACCTCCGCGCATGGGCTTAATGCTCAACAAGCGACTTGTGCgcatcatcattggcgtCTTGGTGTTTTTCATGACTGCTGGGTTTCTGCTTGCGCGTGATGATCGGGTAAAGAAGGTGCTGCCGTTCCACCGCGAGCACACAGGACCCGAAACCTACTCCTTCACATCCACCAGTCGCTTCTCTCCTGTAACAATCGACAATCCTGAAGGCACGACCAAAGACGACCTGTGTGCCTCATTTCCCAAGTACATGCTGAATCACGTTCAGCCTGTTCTGAAGATCGGTCACAGCGAGAATAAAGAAAGGCTCGATGCGACATTCAAATCCGTTTCAGCATGCTTCGAAAAGGACGAACTACTTGTCATTTCGGATCTGGACGAGGTTGTTCACGGCCACCGGACGGTCGACGTGCTCGCCGATTTGCCTGCCGGCTACTACGATCTTCACAAGAATCCCGATTTCCGACACTATATTGCGCAAAAGGAAATGCGAGGAAATGGCACCCTGAACGAAAAGACGCAAAAGACCATCAATGGCTGGATTCTTGACAAATACAAGTTCTTGCCAATGGTGGAGCGAGCTTGGCTCGCAAAACCTAACAAAGCCTTCTACTTTTTCTACGAGGCCGATACCTACGTATTCTGGGATAACGCCTTTCGATTCCTCCAAAACTTCAACCCCGACACCCCCATCTATATGGGTTCACCATCTCCCGGCCGACATGACGAATACAGAGATATCAAAACTTGGTTTGCTAATGGCGGGCCTGGTTTGGTACTTAGCAGAGGTGCAGTGAAAGCACTGCTTCACCGAGAGAGCGATATCAATGGCCAGTATATTGACCCTCATGTCACGGAGAAGTGGCAAGATCTGGTAGCTGGTGAATGCTGCGGTGACAGTGTGCTTGGATGGGCTCTGTGGAACGCAACGGTTCAGCTGCAGGGATACTGGCCGATGTTCAATCCACACCCATTTCACGGCATCCCCTTTAGCGATTTATACTGGTGTCAGCCCGTGATGACACTGCATAAGACGACACCTTTAGACATGGTGGACTTGTGGCACTGGGAGTTTGGGCAACGGAATTTGCAT CGTCCCATGTTGTACTCGGACGTGTGGCGCCTTCGACATCCAGGCGAGCCTGGCACTCTTGAAAACTGGGATAATGGAGATTGGGACAGTTGGCAACCACCTGCCGAAGCACCCGTCAATACATTCGAGACTTGCGAGCAATACTGCCGAAAAGAGGACAAATGCGTACAATGGAACTGGCGAGGAGGCGACGAGAAGAAGTGCATACTCATGAAATCGTTGAGATATGGAGCGGCGCGAAGTCCCGAGTACCTCAATGACGGAAAGGAGAGAACAACGATACCACAAGACGAGCTGGATAAAAAGCCCAAGGGGAAATGGGTAGAGTATAGAAGCGGGTGGGTCGAAGACCGCGTCAAAAGTTGGAGAGACGAGAGAAAGTGTGAGCACGTACATTGGGTTGGACCCAGTGTCGACCGGATATACTAA